Proteins found in one Thermodesulfobacteriota bacterium genomic segment:
- the ahcY gene encoding adenosylhomocysteinase has product MKYDVKDLGLAKEGKLRVEWAAQEMPVLAQIKDRFKKQKPLKGITVAACLHVTTETAQLAITLKEGGATVALCASNPLSTQDDVAAYLVKDHNISVFAIKGENNKTYYSHINSAIDMSPHITMDDGADVVSILHKSRKEKLAGIMGGTEETTTGVIRLRAMAEDGVLKYPIVAVNDANTKHFFDNRYGTGQSTLDGIIRATNRLISGTTFVVCGYGWCGKGLAMRARGLGANVVVTEIDELAALEAVMDGFRVMPMSEASKIGDFFCTVTGNISVIRKEHFRNMKDGAIVSNSGHFNVELDLKGLKSISKKKRVVREYVDEYTLKNGKKINVLGDGRLINLASAEGHPSSVMDMSFANQSLCAEYVVKNAKKLEKQVYNVPQTIDTAVARMKLRAKGAKIDKLTPEQKIYLNSWEMGT; this is encoded by the coding sequence ATGAAATACGATGTTAAAGACTTAGGACTGGCTAAGGAAGGGAAATTAAGAGTGGAATGGGCAGCTCAAGAAATGCCGGTGCTTGCTCAGATTAAAGATAGATTTAAAAAACAAAAACCTCTTAAAGGAATTACAGTTGCAGCCTGTCTTCATGTCACCACGGAAACAGCTCAGCTTGCGATTACGCTCAAAGAAGGCGGGGCAACCGTGGCACTTTGCGCATCAAACCCGCTAAGCACGCAGGATGATGTTGCAGCATATCTAGTGAAAGATCACAATATTTCGGTTTTTGCTATTAAAGGCGAAAATAATAAGACCTATTACAGTCATATAAACAGCGCAATTGATATGTCACCTCATATTACGATGGATGACGGCGCTGACGTAGTTTCAATCCTTCACAAAAGCAGAAAAGAAAAACTAGCGGGAATTATGGGCGGAACAGAGGAAACAACCACAGGTGTTATCCGCCTACGTGCCATGGCAGAAGACGGGGTCTTAAAATACCCAATCGTTGCCGTAAATGACGCTAACACTAAACACTTTTTTGATAATAGGTATGGAACAGGACAAAGTACGCTTGACGGAATTATAAGAGCAACTAACAGACTAATTTCTGGAACAACATTTGTAGTTTGTGGCTACGGATGGTGCGGAAAGGGTCTTGCTATGAGAGCAAGAGGACTTGGCGCAAATGTTGTGGTTACCGAGATTGATGAGCTTGCAGCACTTGAGGCAGTAATGGACGGATTTAGGGTAATGCCTATGTCAGAGGCTTCTAAAATTGGAGATTTCTTCTGCACAGTTACAGGAAACATTAGTGTTATTAGAAAAGAGCACTTTAGAAATATGAAAGACGGCGCAATCGTATCAAACTCAGGGCACTTTAATGTTGAGCTTGACCTAAAAGGCTTAAAAAGCATTTCAAAGAAAAAACGTGTTGTTAGAGAATACGTTGATGAATATACTCTTAAGAACGGCAAGAAAATTAACGTTCTTGGAGACGGAAGGCTCATAAATTTAGCTTCAGCTGAAGGACATCCGTCAAGTGTGATGGATATGAGTTTTGCTAACCAGTCTCTATGTGCTGAGTATGTTGTAAAGAATGCGAAGAAGCTTGAGAAACAAGTTTACAACGTACCTCAAACAATCGATACAGCTGTTGCAAGAATGAAGCTCAGAGCAAAGGGAGCTAAGATAGACAAGCTCACACCAGAGCAGAAAATTTATCTT
- the metK gene encoding methionine adenosyltransferase: protein MSLKNFIFTSESVTEGHPDKMADGISDAILDAMLAQDLHSRVACETLITTGLTVVAGEITSNATVDIQGIVRSKIAEIGYTDSNMGYDANTCGVLVALDKQSPDISMGVTAGEKKAQGAGDQGLMFGYATDETPELMPSPIIYAHKLTKRLSEVRREGIMPYLRPDGKSQVTVKYEDNKPVAIDAIVVSSQHSDDVDNKRIYNDVLDQVIKPCIDPEMITKDTKIHVNPTGRFVTGGPQGDAGLTGRKIIVDTYGGWARHGGGAFSGKDPSKVDRSAAYMARYVAKNVVAAGLAKECEVQLAYAIGVAEPVSVLVETFGSANAPEDKIAAAIKEVFDLTPSGIISSLELLKPIYQQTAAYGHFGRSGDGFTWERIDRVSDLQKAVG from the coding sequence ATGTCTCTTAAAAACTTCATTTTTACTTCCGAATCAGTAACCGAAGGCCACCCCGATAAGATGGCTGACGGCATATCTGATGCAATCTTAGATGCGATGCTGGCTCAAGACCTTCACAGTAGAGTTGCTTGTGAAACACTTATTACAACTGGTTTAACGGTTGTGGCAGGAGAAATCACCTCAAACGCTACAGTTGATATACAGGGAATAGTAAGGAGTAAAATTGCAGAAATAGGCTATACAGACAGCAACATGGGCTATGATGCCAATACATGCGGTGTGCTTGTAGCTTTAGATAAGCAGTCACCTGATATTTCAATGGGTGTTACCGCTGGAGAGAAAAAAGCTCAAGGTGCAGGTGACCAGGGCCTTATGTTCGGCTATGCAACAGACGAAACCCCAGAGCTTATGCCCTCCCCTATTATCTATGCTCACAAATTAACCAAAAGACTTTCAGAAGTAAGACGTGAAGGCATCATGCCGTACCTAAGACCAGACGGAAAATCACAGGTAACAGTTAAGTATGAAGATAACAAACCTGTTGCAATTGATGCGATTGTAGTTTCTTCTCAGCACTCTGATGATGTAGATAATAAGAGAATATATAACGACGTACTGGATCAGGTAATCAAGCCTTGTATAGATCCTGAGATGATTACCAAAGACACAAAAATTCACGTTAACCCAACTGGCAGGTTTGTCACCGGTGGCCCACAGGGAGACGCCGGTCTTACAGGTAGAAAAATTATCGTTGACACCTACGGCGGATGGGCCCGACACGGAGGAGGGGCTTTTTCAGGAAAAGATCCTTCTAAAGTTGATAGAAGCGCAGCTTATATGGCCCGCTATGTTGCTAAAAACGTAGTAGCCGCTGGACTAGCTAAAGAGTGCGAAGTTCAGCTTGCATACGCAATCGGAGTTGCCGAGCCGGTATCGGTTCTTGTTGAAACCTTTGGATCTGCTAACGCGCCTGAAGATAAGATTGCCGCAGCAATTAAAGAAGTATTTGACTTAACTCCTTCAGGAATCATTAGCAGTCTAGAGCTGTTAAAACCTATCTACCAGCAAACTGCTGCATACGGTCACTTTGGAAGAAGTGGGGACGGATTTACTTGGGAAAGAATTGACCGCGTCTCAGACTTACAAAAAGCAGTCGGATAA
- a CDS encoding ribulose-phosphate 3-epimerase encodes MTKIIAPSILSADFTRLGQEVEAIKKAGADWIHVDVMDGHFVHNLTLGIPIVEALSRTNPPALDIHLQIEAPESFSDKFIDAAGDSILGITLQYETCTLLHGSLSKIKDRGVKAGVAISPMTPISALEEVIEYVDMVLIMTVEPGFPGQKFIESMVVHVPSHASTMSFTTESPCIAHTGILAV; translated from the coding sequence ATGACTAAAATTATAGCTCCATCAATACTTTCTGCGGATTTTACAAGACTAGGCCAAGAGGTCGAGGCTATTAAGAAAGCTGGCGCGGACTGGATCCATGTGGATGTTATGGATGGGCACTTTGTACATAATTTAACCCTCGGCATTCCAATAGTAGAAGCGCTATCAAGAACTAATCCTCCTGCGCTCGACATACACCTTCAAATAGAGGCGCCGGAGAGTTTCTCAGACAAATTCATCGATGCAGCGGGCGATTCAATTTTAGGAATTACTCTTCAGTACGAGACTTGCACGCTACTACATGGAAGTCTGTCCAAAATTAAAGACAGGGGTGTAAAGGCTGGTGTGGCTATCAGCCCAATGACTCCAATCTCTGCTCTTGAAGAAGTGATAGAGTACGTCGATATGGTGCTTATTATGACAGTAGAACCGGGTTTTCCGGGCCAGAAATTTATAGAGTCTATGGTGGTACACGTCCCTAGTCATGCTAGCACTATGTCTTTTACCACTGAGTCACCCTGCATTGCGCATACTGGCATACTGGCTGTT